The Longimicrobium sp. genome includes a window with the following:
- a CDS encoding lysophospholipid acyltransferase family protein, whose product MAETTTAAKRAAKPAEKRRHSPAHRVEYALARTLEKAVSTLPESAADAFGRRIGGMVYRMGIRRKVVEANLRLAFPEQPDEWIHRTARAAYQHLGREAAAMLRLAKLDPRAVVERTVPVGWEEMEGALSEGKGCLLVTGHYGNWEIAAATVASRGVPIAAIVRRQGNRLVDERLDQLRRRLGVETIYQGEAPSRVPRVLRGNGVVGIVGDQDARRAGIFVPFFGRPASTHRGPALFALRLGAPIFACVARRLPEAGVRYEVSGERVPVPRTGDLEADVRALTALLAARLEAQVRRAPEQYFWFHRRWKTEPRAEPAANDRGTGGAPGAAGDDTGEDDA is encoded by the coding sequence ATGGCGGAAACGACGACGGCGGCGAAGCGCGCCGCGAAGCCCGCGGAGAAGCGGCGCCACTCGCCGGCGCACCGGGTGGAGTACGCGCTCGCCCGGACGCTGGAGAAGGCCGTCTCCACGCTTCCGGAGAGCGCGGCGGACGCGTTCGGGCGGCGGATCGGGGGGATGGTCTACCGGATGGGGATCCGCAGGAAGGTGGTCGAGGCCAACCTCCGCCTCGCCTTCCCCGAGCAGCCGGACGAGTGGATCCACCGCACCGCGCGCGCGGCGTACCAGCACCTGGGGCGCGAGGCCGCCGCCATGCTGCGCCTGGCGAAGCTCGACCCGCGGGCCGTGGTGGAGCGCACCGTCCCCGTCGGCTGGGAGGAGATGGAGGGGGCGCTCTCGGAGGGGAAGGGGTGCCTGCTGGTGACCGGGCACTACGGCAACTGGGAGATCGCCGCCGCCACGGTCGCCTCGCGCGGGGTGCCGATCGCGGCCATCGTGCGCCGCCAGGGGAACCGGCTGGTGGACGAGCGGCTGGACCAGCTCCGCCGCCGCCTGGGCGTGGAGACCATCTACCAGGGCGAGGCGCCTTCGCGCGTCCCCCGCGTGCTGCGCGGGAACGGCGTGGTGGGGATCGTGGGCGACCAGGACGCGCGGCGCGCCGGGATCTTCGTCCCCTTCTTCGGCCGGCCGGCGTCGACCCACCGCGGGCCCGCGCTCTTCGCGCTGCGCCTCGGCGCGCCCATCTTCGCCTGCGTGGCGCGGCGGCTGCCGGAGGCGGGGGTGCGCTACGAGGTCTCCGGCGAGCGCGTCCCCGTCCCCCGCACGGGCGACCTGGAGGCCGACGTGCGCGCGCTCACCGCCCTGCTGGCGGCCCGGCTGGAGGCCCAGGTGCGGCGCGCTCCCGAGCAGTACTTCTGGTTCCACCGGCGCTGGAAAACCGAGCCGCGGGCGGAACCCGCGGCGAACGATCGGGGTACCGGCGGCGCCCCCGGGGCGGCCGGGGACGACACCGGCGAGGACGACGCGTGA
- a CDS encoding glycosyltransferase family 2 protein, which produces MIYICIPALNEARTVGVLLWRIRRVMDEFPRDYHVLVLDDGSTDDTPEVLAPYARVLPLTVLRNERPTGYAAALEKLIREAVHRSTHPKRDVVITLQADFTESPDDIPHFIKKLEGGADVVGSVVAGTEGELPRSLRWSRKGLPWLVGRARLPKELGDPLSGFRAYRVAVLRRALQDRDGRPLLTRGGWAANAELLLSVSPHVRRAEGVEVSLRYTRRQRETRFRPWGTALELWDLVRRAPRRPAAAAAVEAAPPAPAPGPKPAHGHKPPTGPRPPQAPKPAPAIRAAAPQPQAEEGVEGEAAPAAGPKRRRSRSRRGPRKQPPPAGEAG; this is translated from the coding sequence GTGATCTACATCTGCATCCCGGCGCTCAACGAGGCCCGCACCGTCGGCGTCCTCCTCTGGCGCATCCGCCGGGTGATGGACGAGTTCCCGCGCGACTACCACGTCCTGGTGCTCGACGACGGCTCCACCGACGACACCCCCGAAGTCCTGGCGCCCTACGCCCGCGTGCTCCCGCTCACGGTGCTGCGCAACGAGCGGCCCACGGGGTACGCGGCCGCGCTGGAGAAGCTGATCCGCGAGGCGGTGCACCGCTCCACGCACCCCAAGCGCGACGTGGTGATCACCCTCCAGGCCGACTTCACCGAGAGCCCCGACGACATCCCCCACTTCATCAAGAAGCTGGAAGGCGGGGCCGACGTGGTGGGCTCGGTGGTGGCGGGCACCGAGGGCGAGCTGCCCCGCTCGCTGCGCTGGTCGCGCAAGGGGCTTCCCTGGCTCGTGGGACGCGCGCGGCTGCCGAAGGAGCTGGGCGATCCGCTCTCGGGGTTCCGCGCGTATCGTGTGGCGGTGCTCAGGCGCGCGCTGCAGGACCGCGACGGCCGGCCGCTGCTCACCCGCGGCGGCTGGGCGGCCAACGCCGAGCTCCTCCTCTCGGTATCGCCCCACGTGCGGCGGGCCGAGGGGGTGGAGGTGTCGCTCCGCTACACGCGGCGCCAGCGCGAGACGCGCTTCCGCCCGTGGGGCACCGCGCTGGAGCTGTGGGACCTGGTGCGCCGGGCCCCGCGCCGGCCGGCCGCCGCTGCCGCGGTGGAGGCCGCGCCGCCGGCGCCCGCCCCGGGTCCGAAGCCGGCGCACGGCCACAAGCCGCCGACCGGCCCCCGGCCCCCGCAGGCGCCGAAGCCGGCTCCCGCCATCCGGGCCGCTGCCCCGCAGCCGCAGGCCGAGGAGGGCGTGGAGGGCGAAGCGGCCCCGGCCGCCGGGCCCAAGCGCAGGCGCTCGCGCTCGCGGCGCGGGCCGCGCAAGCAGCCGCCCCCCGCGGGCGAAGCCGGTTGA
- a CDS encoding DUF3108 domain-containing protein, which yields MKTIRRKRWAVLPALAAVAVLAGAAAPQDGSRATARHPFGAGERAEYQVRLGAVSVGSGTIEVVGTETVGGQATYHARMRVSGGFGPARVNDRYESWIDTDELFSRRFRQQVQEVRYRRDRTYDFFPERMTYRRENGDTGTLASNRPLDDLSFMYYVRTLPLEVGDEYTLNRYFKESGNPVVVKVVRKETVRVPAGTYRTIVVQPVIQTDGLFGEGGRAEIYFSDDRHRIPVLIKSRVPVVGSLTMSLRSFRPSS from the coding sequence ATGAAGACGATTCGCAGGAAGCGATGGGCGGTGCTCCCCGCGCTGGCGGCCGTGGCCGTGCTGGCGGGGGCGGCGGCGCCCCAGGACGGCTCCCGCGCCACGGCGCGCCACCCCTTCGGCGCCGGCGAGCGCGCCGAGTACCAGGTGCGGCTGGGCGCCGTGTCGGTGGGCAGCGGCACCATCGAGGTGGTGGGGACCGAGACGGTGGGCGGCCAGGCCACCTACCACGCCCGCATGCGCGTCTCCGGCGGCTTCGGCCCCGCGCGGGTGAACGACCGCTACGAGAGCTGGATCGACACCGACGAGCTCTTCTCGCGCCGCTTCCGCCAGCAGGTGCAGGAGGTGCGCTACCGCCGCGACCGCACCTACGACTTCTTCCCCGAGCGCATGACCTACCGCCGCGAGAACGGCGACACGGGGACGCTGGCCAGCAACCGGCCGCTCGACGACCTGTCGTTCATGTACTACGTCCGCACCCTCCCGCTGGAGGTGGGCGACGAGTACACGCTCAACCGCTACTTCAAGGAGAGCGGAAACCCGGTGGTGGTGAAGGTGGTGCGCAAGGAGACGGTGCGCGTGCCGGCCGGGACCTACCGGACCATCGTGGTGCAGCCGGTGATCCAGACCGACGGCCTCTTCGGCGAGGGCGGCCGCGCGGAGATCTACTTCTCCGACGACCGGCACCGCATCCCGGTGCTGATCAAGAGCCGCGTCCCCGTGGTGGGCTCGCTCACCATGTCGCTGCGCAGCTTCCGCCCGTCGTCCTGA
- a CDS encoding DUF2332 domain-containing protein, with the protein MSDSIDGQEEPFAQIRARYLDFAEHEAKGVSPLYEELARSVAESEALLRFVASLPAAKQQPNLVFAAVRHLYGTPRDPRHFSRLVADHPEPIRRLVLARGTQTNEPGRCATLLPALARLPQPLALLEVGASAGLCLLPDRYAYDYGRVRLEPRAPGAPPPPVFPCRASAATPIPAELPTVVWRAGLDLNPLDPSDPEEAAWLETLVWPGQEARAERLRAAMRLARDHPPTVVKGDLVQDLPALAATAPREATLVVFHSAVLAYVAPGDRDRFVRLLAELGAVWISNESPRVLPEIAAKLPTKPPEDRFLLSVDGGPVAVTGPHGQSIDWLH; encoded by the coding sequence GTGAGTGACTCGATCGACGGCCAGGAAGAGCCGTTCGCGCAGATCCGGGCGCGCTACCTCGACTTCGCGGAGCACGAGGCGAAGGGGGTGTCGCCGCTGTACGAGGAGCTGGCCCGGAGCGTGGCCGAATCGGAGGCGCTGCTCCGCTTCGTCGCTTCCCTCCCCGCGGCCAAGCAGCAGCCCAACCTCGTCTTCGCGGCGGTGCGGCACCTGTACGGGACGCCGAGGGATCCACGGCACTTCTCCCGGCTCGTCGCGGATCACCCCGAGCCCATCCGCCGCCTCGTCCTCGCGCGCGGCACGCAGACCAACGAGCCGGGCCGCTGCGCCACGCTGCTGCCGGCGTTGGCTCGGCTTCCGCAGCCCCTCGCCCTGCTGGAGGTGGGCGCGTCCGCGGGGCTGTGCCTCCTGCCTGACCGCTACGCGTACGACTACGGTCGAGTCCGCCTGGAGCCGAGGGCTCCGGGCGCTCCGCCACCGCCCGTGTTCCCGTGCCGCGCCAGCGCCGCCACGCCGATCCCCGCCGAGCTGCCGACGGTCGTCTGGCGCGCCGGGCTCGACCTGAACCCGCTCGACCCGTCCGACCCGGAAGAGGCGGCCTGGCTGGAGACGCTCGTCTGGCCCGGCCAGGAGGCGCGCGCCGAGCGGCTGCGGGCCGCGATGCGCCTGGCCCGGGACCACCCGCCCACGGTCGTCAAGGGCGATCTCGTCCAAGACCTGCCTGCACTCGCGGCCACGGCCCCGCGCGAGGCGACGCTCGTGGTCTTCCACTCCGCGGTGCTGGCCTACGTGGCGCCGGGGGACCGGGACCGGTTCGTGCGCCTGCTGGCGGAGCTCGGCGCCGTCTGGATCAGCAACGAGTCGCCGCGGGTGCTCCCCGAGATCGCGGCGAAGCTTCCCACGAAGCCGCCCGAGGACCGCTTCCTCCTCTCGGTCGACGGGGGGCCCGTCGCCGTGACGGGTCCGCACGGCCAATCGATCGACTGGCTGCACTGA
- a CDS encoding neutral/alkaline non-lysosomal ceramidase N-terminal domain-containing protein, with the protein MSLQFARGRARISVVSGCLAVLALAGCVPRRGQLPAAPSPGAQPQPMGLRAGFAAVDITPPTGPAMIGYGPEGKRGRGYRGRLYARAMVLEDGWGERLALVQVDLDMPSLLVHRWAAARTVDTARVGADRLLIAATHTHSAPGHFHGMAGFDTFGASEPGYDSLLTVFLVERIAHSVNEAARDLRPARAAWGTEPVWGHTRLRSVRAHDLNAPPWKSPYAPPLGLTREQEGVDPAWTMLRVETWDEAGRGWAPRGAFSVFAIHGTAVPAPNDLFDPDVQGIVSRRLEAHVDSLNGGRPAGFRRRAVHVFANGAEGDVSPDVPRETRCPAPTLASTRRPTGPRTPPQPQGWRDPPDPVLRACLTLARRWADSLGRALAGGAARQFDALGAAIAADTARARGLRISRAFETVGLRGREGETPLCATALVGNALVAGAEDGYTRLRGWKPLGVIGSGLGIVPGTPLPRGDDCQDPKRPFLGPLQPIVIGKDGLPHVAQLSVVRIGDRVLGTVPAEPTTTVGGRIRGAIASGAGVDPRGVVLVGLVNGYIQYVTTAEEYAVQYYEGAATEYGPGTAEFLRGELGRLAATVPAGRPSPPAEVPPLPAHPPRPRRLTERASGPAAVERRFTELRWEGDSLLVARWNDVRPGRFVPADGPVLAIYRQVGSDSVLVTWDDDNELEVRTLHRLGRRGQLWEARWMPCRLKAGTYLVRLLARSGMDRVERTVPGTVQERHCTVSPRRD; encoded by the coding sequence ATGAGCCTGCAGTTCGCCCGCGGCCGCGCCCGCATCTCCGTCGTCTCCGGGTGCCTGGCCGTCCTCGCCCTGGCCGGGTGCGTGCCGAGGCGGGGGCAGCTCCCCGCCGCCCCGTCGCCCGGGGCCCAGCCCCAGCCGATGGGGCTGCGCGCGGGGTTCGCGGCGGTCGACATCACCCCGCCGACGGGGCCGGCCATGATCGGCTACGGGCCCGAGGGGAAGCGCGGCCGGGGGTACCGGGGGCGGCTCTACGCGCGGGCCATGGTGCTGGAGGACGGGTGGGGCGAGCGGCTGGCGCTGGTGCAGGTGGACCTGGACATGCCGTCGCTCCTGGTGCACCGGTGGGCGGCCGCGCGCACCGTGGACACCGCGCGCGTCGGCGCCGACCGGCTGCTGATCGCGGCCACGCACACCCACAGCGCCCCGGGGCACTTCCACGGGATGGCCGGCTTCGACACCTTCGGCGCCTCCGAGCCGGGGTACGACAGCCTGCTCACCGTGTTCCTGGTGGAGCGCATCGCCCACTCCGTGAACGAGGCCGCGCGCGACCTGCGGCCGGCGCGCGCGGCGTGGGGGACCGAGCCCGTCTGGGGGCACACCCGCCTCCGCAGCGTCAGGGCCCACGACCTGAACGCCCCGCCCTGGAAGTCGCCCTACGCCCCGCCTCTCGGGCTGACCCGCGAGCAGGAGGGGGTGGACCCCGCCTGGACCATGCTGCGCGTGGAGACCTGGGACGAGGCCGGCCGGGGCTGGGCGCCGCGGGGGGCGTTCAGCGTCTTCGCCATCCACGGCACCGCCGTTCCCGCCCCCAACGACCTCTTCGACCCCGACGTGCAGGGGATCGTGTCGCGGCGGCTGGAGGCGCACGTCGACTCGCTGAACGGCGGCCGCCCGGCGGGCTTCCGGCGGCGCGCGGTGCACGTCTTCGCCAACGGCGCCGAGGGCGACGTCTCGCCCGACGTCCCGCGCGAGACGCGCTGCCCCGCCCCCACGCTGGCGTCCACGCGGCGCCCCACCGGCCCGCGCACGCCCCCGCAGCCGCAGGGGTGGAGGGATCCGCCGGACCCCGTGCTGCGGGCGTGCCTGACCCTGGCGCGGCGCTGGGCCGACTCGCTGGGGCGCGCGCTGGCGGGCGGCGCGGCGCGGCAGTTCGACGCGCTGGGCGCCGCCATCGCCGCCGACACCGCGCGGGCGCGCGGGCTCCGGATCTCGCGCGCCTTCGAGACGGTGGGGCTGCGGGGGCGCGAGGGAGAGACGCCGCTTTGCGCCACGGCGCTGGTGGGCAACGCCCTGGTGGCGGGCGCGGAGGACGGCTATACGCGGCTGCGGGGCTGGAAGCCGCTGGGGGTGATCGGGTCCGGGCTGGGGATCGTGCCGGGGACGCCGCTGCCGCGCGGGGACGACTGCCAGGACCCCAAGCGCCCGTTCCTGGGCCCGCTCCAGCCGATCGTGATCGGCAAGGACGGGCTCCCGCACGTGGCGCAGCTCTCCGTGGTGCGCATCGGCGACCGGGTGCTCGGCACCGTCCCCGCCGAGCCCACCACCACCGTGGGCGGGCGGATCCGCGGCGCCATCGCCAGCGGCGCCGGGGTGGACCCGCGCGGCGTGGTGCTGGTGGGGCTGGTGAACGGCTACATCCAGTACGTGACCACGGCCGAGGAGTACGCGGTGCAGTACTACGAGGGCGCGGCCACCGAGTACGGCCCCGGCACGGCGGAATTCCTCCGGGGCGAGCTGGGGCGCCTGGCCGCCACCGTCCCCGCGGGCCGGCCGTCTCCCCCCGCCGAGGTGCCCCCGCTCCCGGCGCACCCCCCGCGCCCGAGGCGGCTGACGGAGCGCGCTTCCGGCCCCGCGGCGGTGGAGCGGCGCTTCACGGAGCTGCGCTGGGAGGGCGACTCGCTGCTGGTGGCGCGCTGGAACGACGTGCGCCCGGGCCGCTTCGTCCCCGCGGACGGCCCCGTGCTGGCCATCTACCGGCAGGTGGGCTCCGACTCGGTGCTGGTGACCTGGGACGACGACAACGAGCTGGAGGTGCGCACCCTGCACCGGCTGGGGCGCCGCGGCCAGCTCTGGGAAGCGCGCTGGATGCCGTGCCGGCTGAAAGCGGGCACCTACCTCGTGCGCCTGCTCGCGCGCTCAGGGATGGACAGGGTGGAGCGGACGGTCCCCGGGACCGTGCAGGAGCGCCATTGCACCGTCTCCCCGCGCCGGGACTGA
- a CDS encoding DUF5996 family protein, with product MATTIRGAAWPELDLDAWEDTRDTLHMWTQVAGKVRLELAPKINHWWHVPLYVTARGLTTSPIPYRDRTFELEFDFVEHVLHVLCSDGAARRVALAPRTTADFYAEVMARLREVGVEVDIYTTPVEVPDPIPFEKDTVHASYDAEYANRFWRALAQGERVMQEFRGRFLGKCSPVHFFWGSFDLAVTRFSGRAAPPHPGVPGVPDAITREAYSHEVSSAGFWPGGGAARSAYFYSYAYPEPEGLAAARVGPAEAFWSGDFREFLLPYDAVRTVDDPDARLTEFLQTTYEAAADLLRWDRAALECAW from the coding sequence ATGGCAACGACCATCCGCGGCGCCGCCTGGCCCGAGCTGGACCTGGACGCGTGGGAAGACACCCGCGACACACTGCACATGTGGACGCAGGTGGCCGGCAAGGTGCGGCTGGAGCTGGCGCCGAAGATCAACCACTGGTGGCACGTGCCGCTCTACGTGACGGCGCGCGGCCTCACCACCTCGCCGATCCCCTACCGGGACCGCACCTTCGAGCTGGAGTTCGACTTCGTCGAGCACGTGCTCCACGTGCTGTGCAGCGACGGGGCGGCGCGCCGGGTGGCGCTCGCGCCGCGCACCACGGCCGACTTCTACGCGGAGGTCATGGCGAGGCTGCGCGAGGTCGGGGTGGAGGTGGACATCTACACCACGCCGGTGGAGGTGCCGGACCCGATCCCCTTCGAGAAGGACACCGTGCACGCCAGCTACGACGCGGAGTACGCCAACCGCTTCTGGCGGGCGCTGGCGCAGGGCGAGAGGGTGATGCAGGAGTTCCGCGGGCGGTTCCTGGGCAAGTGCAGCCCGGTGCACTTCTTCTGGGGGAGCTTCGACCTGGCGGTCACGCGCTTCTCGGGGCGGGCGGCGCCGCCGCACCCGGGGGTGCCCGGCGTGCCCGACGCCATCACGCGCGAGGCGTACTCGCACGAGGTGAGCAGCGCGGGGTTCTGGCCGGGCGGCGGGGCCGCGCGCTCGGCGTACTTCTACTCGTACGCCTACCCCGAGCCGGAGGGGCTCGCGGCGGCGCGCGTGGGGCCGGCGGAGGCGTTCTGGTCGGGCGACTTCCGCGAGTTCCTCCTCCCCTACGACGCGGTGCGCACGGTGGACGACCCCGACGCCAGGCTCACCGAGTTCCTCCAGACCACCTACGAGGCCGCCGCCGACCTCCTGCGCTGGGACCGCGCGGCACTGGAGTGCGCGTGGTAG
- a CDS encoding helix-turn-helix domain-containing protein: MSRAAASAALQVVRESGQAAAMLHPERVRLLGELAEPESAAGLARRLGIPRQRLGYHLRELEKEGLVELVEERRKGNCTERLVRATARSYLISPEVLGPLAGEPARVADRFSVSYLIAVVGRALRDLAVLRARSERAGKKLATLTLETEVRFATAADRAAFAEELADAVARLAAKYHAPDAPGGRAFRFFLGAHPTITRTEEDPDA, encoded by the coding sequence ATGAGCAGAGCCGCCGCTTCCGCCGCGCTCCAGGTGGTGCGCGAGTCCGGGCAGGCCGCCGCCATGCTGCACCCCGAGCGGGTGCGGCTCCTGGGCGAGCTGGCCGAGCCCGAGTCGGCCGCGGGGCTGGCGCGCCGGCTCGGCATCCCCCGCCAGCGGCTGGGCTACCACCTGCGCGAGCTGGAGAAGGAAGGACTCGTGGAGCTGGTGGAGGAGCGGCGCAAGGGCAACTGCACCGAGCGCCTGGTGCGCGCCACCGCCCGCTCGTACCTCATCAGCCCCGAGGTGCTGGGCCCGCTGGCCGGCGAGCCCGCGCGCGTCGCCGACCGCTTCAGCGTGAGCTACCTGATCGCCGTGGTCGGCCGCGCGCTGCGGGACCTGGCCGTGCTGCGCGCCCGCAGCGAGCGCGCGGGGAAGAAGCTGGCCACGCTCACCCTGGAGACCGAGGTCCGCTTCGCCACGGCGGCCGACCGAGCCGCCTTCGCCGAAGAGCTGGCCGACGCCGTGGCCCGGCTGGCCGCGAAGTACCACGCCCCCGACGCCCCCGGCGGACGCGCCTTCCGCTTCTTCCTGGGCGCCCACCCCACGATCACCCGCACCGAGGAGGACCCCGATGCCTAG
- a CDS encoding DUF1579 family protein: protein MPSPAPRAVLVALALFAAPAAARAQETPTDPARQAEMAAMLEAARPGPEHARLAALEGTWDVALRILGGPGFPPMQAAGTANSRMVLGGRFLLVESKTSEGPEMESLTILGFDRRAKEYTLVGYDTGGTFYVTGAGRWDEAARTITYSGESRDPSTGHVEAYDLVMRQEGPDRYTKEMVMRMPDGGRFKVFEAVYTRRR from the coding sequence ATGCCTAGCCCCGCCCCGCGCGCCGTCCTGGTGGCGCTGGCGCTCTTCGCCGCTCCCGCCGCCGCCCGCGCGCAGGAGACGCCCACCGACCCGGCGCGGCAGGCCGAGATGGCCGCCATGCTGGAGGCCGCCCGCCCCGGTCCCGAGCACGCCCGCCTGGCCGCGCTGGAGGGCACCTGGGACGTGGCCCTGCGCATATTGGGCGGGCCCGGCTTCCCGCCGATGCAGGCCGCCGGCACCGCCAACAGCCGCATGGTGCTGGGCGGCCGCTTCCTCCTGGTCGAGTCGAAGACCAGCGAGGGCCCGGAGATGGAGAGCCTGACCATCCTGGGCTTCGACCGGCGCGCGAAGGAGTACACGCTGGTGGGCTACGACACCGGGGGCACCTTCTACGTGACCGGCGCCGGCCGGTGGGACGAGGCGGCGCGCACCATCACCTACTCGGGCGAGTCCCGCGACCCGTCCACGGGCCACGTCGAGGCGTACGACCTGGTGATGCGCCAGGAGGGGCCGGACCGCTACACGAAGGAGATGGTCATGAGGATGCCCGACGGGGGCCGCTTCAAGGTCTTCGAGGCCGTCTACACCCGCCGCCGCTGA
- a CDS encoding SRPBCC domain-containing protein, whose amino-acid sequence MSTIDEETRGTRPPAEVEIRIAAPVEEVWRALTDAEELTRWFPLEARVEPGAGGSVWLSWGGAWGDGSRIEIWEPGRRLRSVSERADAEGRPVLMAVDYHLEPAEGGTVLRVVHSGFGRGAEWDDEYDAVSRGWKFELRSLRQYLERHRGTPRRVAWARVETGLPREEVHRRVMGPEGLVAEGSLAGLEEGDPYRIAAATGDVFAGRVLINRPPGDFAGTVASLDDALLRYVHEVGTVNIWLATWGVAEETVRDFERRWQAKLEGLLA is encoded by the coding sequence ATGTCCACCATCGACGAGGAGACGCGGGGGACGCGCCCGCCCGCCGAGGTCGAGATCCGCATCGCGGCCCCGGTCGAGGAGGTGTGGCGGGCGCTCACCGACGCCGAGGAGCTGACGCGCTGGTTCCCGCTGGAGGCGCGGGTGGAGCCGGGCGCCGGCGGGTCGGTGTGGCTGTCGTGGGGCGGGGCGTGGGGCGACGGGTCGCGCATCGAGATCTGGGAGCCCGGCCGCCGGCTGCGCTCGGTGAGCGAGCGCGCCGACGCCGAGGGGCGGCCGGTGCTCATGGCGGTCGACTATCACCTGGAGCCGGCCGAGGGGGGCACGGTGCTGCGGGTGGTGCACTCCGGCTTCGGCCGCGGCGCCGAGTGGGACGACGAGTACGACGCGGTGAGCCGCGGGTGGAAGTTCGAACTGCGCAGCCTGCGCCAGTACCTGGAGCGCCACCGCGGCACCCCGCGCCGCGTCGCCTGGGCGCGGGTCGAGACGGGGCTGCCCAGGGAGGAGGTCCACCGCCGGGTGATGGGCCCCGAGGGCCTGGTCGCCGAGGGCTCGCTCGCCGGGCTGGAGGAGGGCGACCCGTACCGCATCGCCGCCGCCACCGGCGACGTCTTCGCGGGCCGCGTGCTGATCAACCGCCCGCCCGGCGACTTCGCGGGCACGGTCGCGAGCCTCGACGACGCGCTCCTGCGCTACGTGCACGAGGTGGGCACCGTCAACATCTGGCTGGCCACCTGGGGCGTCGCCGAGGAGACGGTCCGCGACTTCGAGCGCCGCTGGCAGGCGAAGCTGGAGGGGTTGCTGGCGTGA
- a CDS encoding DUF5715 family protein, whose product MHAMRRWMRAAGLLAILAAGGCVDDEHAGYADEPDEPRARVVRPAPARPVTVADPAAVRARVAAESVAVERAFRRVRRLRAREVSELRQDRNAKQVATAERLGARVSGEAEIQRRVREGRLVALGDSTEHWVLRNMDHSSPYVTPDARAMLVEIGRRFHARLDRLGLPRYRFKVTSALRTDESQADLRRTNDYAARTTSSHEFGTTVDVSHERFAAPAPPARDTLAPEAREVEEEALEAVEKANAKALQAELGRVILEMRSQGALHVMMENKQPVYHMTVARRLAGPGGSR is encoded by the coding sequence ATGCACGCGATGCGACGCTGGATGAGGGCGGCGGGGCTGCTGGCGATTCTCGCCGCGGGTGGCTGCGTGGACGACGAACATGCCGGCTACGCCGACGAGCCGGACGAGCCGCGGGCACGCGTCGTCCGGCCGGCGCCCGCGCGCCCCGTGACCGTGGCGGATCCTGCGGCGGTGCGGGCCCGCGTCGCCGCCGAGAGCGTGGCGGTGGAGAGGGCCTTCCGGCGCGTGCGCAGGCTGCGGGCGCGGGAGGTGTCGGAGCTGCGGCAGGACAGGAACGCGAAGCAGGTGGCCACCGCCGAGAGGCTGGGCGCGCGCGTCTCCGGCGAAGCGGAGATCCAGCGGCGGGTGCGCGAGGGCCGGCTGGTGGCGCTGGGCGACAGCACCGAGCACTGGGTGCTGCGCAACATGGACCACTCCTCGCCCTACGTGACGCCGGACGCCCGCGCGATGCTGGTGGAGATCGGCCGCCGCTTCCACGCGCGGCTGGACCGCCTGGGGCTGCCGCGCTACCGCTTCAAGGTCACCTCCGCCCTGCGCACCGACGAATCGCAGGCCGACCTGCGCAGGACCAACGACTACGCCGCGCGCACCACCAGCTCGCACGAGTTCGGCACCACCGTCGACGTCTCGCACGAGCGCTTCGCCGCCCCGGCCCCGCCCGCGCGCGACACACTCGCGCCGGAGGCGCGCGAGGTCGAGGAGGAGGCGCTGGAGGCGGTGGAGAAGGCCAACGCGAAGGCGCTCCAGGCCGAGCTCGGCCGCGTGATCCTGGAGATGCGGAGCCAGGGCGCGCTCCACGTGATGATGGAGAACAAGCAGCCGGTCTACCACATGACGGTGGCGCGGCGGCTCGCCGGCCCGGGCGGCTCCAGGTGA